In Hydra vulgaris chromosome 06, alternate assembly HydraT2T_AEP, a genomic segment contains:
- the LOC101237748 gene encoding uncharacterized protein LOC101237748 isoform X2 codes for MLLPDKSVNKEKDMEEKEVGNKELDNIDIELFYKPKSYYEEKVIAFLNSNKNGLTRSPFAQWQRERTSSFDSISSSSGSERVRNKRHSLSFLEQISKPFKEISLSRAPSFDILFHPKDDIAKLKNDRDQKSPSNNAKNSPNNNLKKLKCSEEIYNKKLSTTLFFHYDDEDLKSSELSDIGLRHQSLLEADGDSQSLFAKPLYIVSNNLKT; via the exons ATGCTTTTACCAg ATAAATctgttaataaagaaaaagacaTGGAAGAAAAAGAAGTGGGAAATAAAGAACTCGATAATATAGAtatagaacttttttataaaccaaaaaGCTATTACGAGGAGAAAGTAATTGCTTTtctaaatagcaataaaaatggGTTGACTCGCTCACCTTTTGCACAATGGCAACGCGAAAGAACCTCAAGTTTTGACAGTATAAGCTCAAGCTCTGGATCTGAGCGTGTTAGAAATAAAAGACACTCTTTATCGTTTTTAGAACAAATCAGCAAACcatttaaagaaatatctttATCTCGAGCACCAAGTTTCGATATACTGTTTCACCCGAAAGATGATATAGCTAAACTAAAAAACGATCGTGATCAAAAAAGTCCTTCAAACAACGCCAAAAATTCAccaaataacaatttaaaaaaacttaaatgttcagaagaaatatataataaaaaactctcaacgactttattttttcattatgaCGACGAAGATCTTAAAAGTTCTGAATTATCCGATATTGGTTTAAGACATCAAAGTTTATTGGAAGCAGATGGTGATTCACAAAGTTTATTTGCTAAACCCTTATATATTGTtagtaacaatttaaaaacttga
- the LOC101237748 gene encoding uncharacterized protein LOC101237748 isoform X1 — protein MEEKEVGNKELDNIDIELFYKPKSYYEEKVIAFLNSNKNGLTRSPFAQWQRERTSSFDSISSSSGSERVRNKRHSLSFLEQISKPFKEISLSRAPSFDILFHPKDDIAKLKNDRDQKSPSNNAKNSPNNNLKKLKCSEEIYNKKLSTTLFFHYDDEDLKSSELSDIGLRHQSLLEADGDSQSLFAKPLYIVSNNLKT, from the coding sequence aTGGAAGAAAAAGAAGTGGGAAATAAAGAACTCGATAATATAGAtatagaacttttttataaaccaaaaaGCTATTACGAGGAGAAAGTAATTGCTTTtctaaatagcaataaaaatggGTTGACTCGCTCACCTTTTGCACAATGGCAACGCGAAAGAACCTCAAGTTTTGACAGTATAAGCTCAAGCTCTGGATCTGAGCGTGTTAGAAATAAAAGACACTCTTTATCGTTTTTAGAACAAATCAGCAAACcatttaaagaaatatctttATCTCGAGCACCAAGTTTCGATATACTGTTTCACCCGAAAGATGATATAGCTAAACTAAAAAACGATCGTGATCAAAAAAGTCCTTCAAACAACGCCAAAAATTCAccaaataacaatttaaaaaaacttaaatgttcagaagaaatatataataaaaaactctcaacgactttattttttcattatgaCGACGAAGATCTTAAAAGTTCTGAATTATCCGATATTGGTTTAAGACATCAAAGTTTATTGGAAGCAGATGGTGATTCACAAAGTTTATTTGCTAAACCCTTATATATTGTtagtaacaatttaaaaacttga